A portion of the Micromonospora vinacea genome contains these proteins:
- a CDS encoding AAA family ATPase → MISMQPAPLSTDAVVLREAIARARSGLVDREVVAEVVVLCAVAGEHVLVIGAPGTAKSEAVRRTADQLGGRYFEYLLGRFTEPNEIFGPVNLRRLREGSVEFETSGMLPEAEVAFLDEVFLGSTAVLNTLLGILNERVFRRGSTVLSCPLRVCVGAANSLPDDPALAAFADRFLARVFVSPVPDVRLDELLEVGWSANSRPSDPAGSLLPALDRLSQAARECDLKGVRGLLASAIRQLRQAGVPLSDRRVVRSQRLVAAAATLDGRSAATADDLWVLALIAPTLDAQATAREALSNLVAQGRNASLVYAAEEFARGQQARAARLVEAGRRLLDELGTGPLTHDGRLRYEATLREIDAGFVRADAPQALQDMRGLLVTAIQR, encoded by the coding sequence ATGATCTCCATGCAGCCGGCCCCCTTGTCGACGGACGCCGTCGTCCTTCGGGAAGCCATCGCGCGGGCACGAAGCGGTCTTGTCGACCGGGAGGTGGTCGCCGAGGTTGTGGTGCTGTGTGCCGTTGCCGGCGAGCATGTGCTCGTCATCGGTGCACCGGGCACCGCCAAGTCTGAGGCCGTACGGCGAACGGCTGACCAACTCGGCGGCCGGTACTTCGAGTACCTGCTGGGACGGTTCACTGAGCCGAACGAGATTTTCGGCCCGGTCAACCTCCGCCGGCTACGTGAGGGGTCAGTGGAGTTCGAGACCTCGGGCATGCTGCCCGAGGCGGAGGTGGCGTTCCTCGACGAGGTCTTCCTCGGTTCGACGGCGGTCCTCAACACACTGCTGGGGATTCTGAACGAACGAGTGTTTCGGCGCGGATCGACTGTCCTGTCGTGCCCGCTGCGGGTCTGCGTCGGCGCGGCCAACAGCCTGCCCGATGATCCCGCTCTTGCAGCGTTCGCGGACCGGTTTCTGGCTCGCGTCTTCGTCTCTCCGGTCCCGGACGTGCGACTCGACGAGCTGTTGGAGGTTGGGTGGAGCGCGAATTCTCGGCCGTCCGATCCGGCGGGATCGCTGCTACCGGCGTTGGATCGGCTTTCCCAGGCGGCTCGTGAATGTGACCTTAAGGGTGTGCGCGGCCTGCTGGCATCCGCGATCCGTCAGTTGCGCCAAGCGGGCGTACCACTCAGTGACCGCCGGGTGGTGCGTTCGCAGCGCCTGGTGGCCGCTGCGGCGACCCTTGACGGGCGCAGTGCGGCGACCGCTGACGATCTCTGGGTGCTTGCGTTGATCGCGCCGACACTCGACGCTCAAGCCACGGCCCGGGAGGCGCTGTCAAACCTGGTGGCGCAGGGACGAAACGCCAGTCTGGTGTACGCGGCGGAGGAGTTCGCCCGGGGCCAGCAGGCCCGCGCAGCCCGGCTGGTCGAGGCTGGCCGGCGCCTGCTCGACGAGTTGGGCACCGGGCCGCTGACGCATGACGGCCGGCTGCGCTACGAAGCGACGCTACGGGAGATCGACGCGGGGTTCGTCCGGGCTGATGCCCCGCAGGCGCTGCAGGACATGCGCGGCCTCCTGGTCACCGCGATCCAGCGGTGA
- a CDS encoding DUF6924 domain-containing protein, whose amino-acid sequence MISLPQPNDLTSLVLRTDFTDDTAWEAVKAALRTSEGEDSATFVSDPKYMGVSLHELVDADNAASYEDRLTYLFLADATTMTDVERPLLALDLADEPGRTFRVPPRWYADVSTNLTIANMDFAEFANTMDRSDTYRGFDRD is encoded by the coding sequence GTGATCTCTCTACCTCAACCCAACGACCTCACATCGCTGGTGCTCCGTACGGACTTCACCGACGACACTGCCTGGGAAGCCGTGAAGGCGGCCTTGCGCACCTCGGAGGGCGAAGACAGCGCCACCTTCGTCAGCGACCCGAAGTACATGGGCGTGAGCCTCCATGAGCTGGTCGACGCCGACAACGCGGCGAGCTACGAAGATAGGCTGACGTACCTCTTCCTTGCCGACGCGACCACGATGACGGACGTCGAACGCCCGCTTCTCGCACTCGATCTAGCGGACGAGCCCGGCCGCACCTTCCGGGTGCCGCCCCGCTGGTACGCGGACGTCTCGACCAACCTCACCATTGCGAACATGGACTTTGCCGAGTTCGCCAACACCATGGATAGGTCGGACACCTACCGGGGCTTCGACCGGGACTGA